Sequence from the Thermococcus nautili genome:
CCGTCCTTGTAGACGATGTTCGGCCTCGGCTCGTCGTTGAAGGTTCCCATCATCGCCTCGTAGACCTTCTTTAAATCCTCATCGCTCAGCTCCTTCACAGGGGTGGTTTTCTCGAAGCCGGCCCTTATGGAAATCTCCTCCGCGTACATTCCGCCCATGTTGAGCTTCCTCGCCAGAGCTCTGACGAGCTCAAGCTCCTCGTTCTCCCTCATCAGCTCAAGAAAGCGCTCGAAGCTGACCTCCAGAGGGTTTTCTCTCGCCGGCGGGAACTTGTATTCTGCCTTGGGCTTTATCGCCCTGTCCTTGTACTCCTCGTATCTCAAAGCGGCAACAATCCTGTTCTCGGAATCCACGAGGACGATGTTGCCCCTCCTGAAGAGCTCGCCGATGAGCGTGTAGTCACCGACACGAATCTTGACAATCCTGTCGAACTGGTGTTGCTCTATCGCGTCTATAAAGCCTCCGCTCAGGTGCTTTCTGAGGAGCATCGTGAAGCTCGAAGGCTGTTTCGGTGCCTCCTTGACGTAGCTCGTTAAATGAAACCTCTTTCCAGCCTGGAGGATTAAATCGGCCCTGCCTTCCTTCGTGCGGAGCTTAATCCTAATCTCGTCGCCGTCGTGATAGACCTTGTCAACGCGAGAGCCAACGAGCCACTGGAGTTCTCTCACGACGTAGCGTATATCAACTGAACTCATCTCTTCCTTCATTCTCTCACCCGAAAAGAGTAGAGGGCGGGGGTTAAAAGGTTAAAGCCTGAGCGCGAGCAGAACGAGCGCCCCCGCAATCGCGAGAGCCGCCCTGGTTGCGTCGCTTTTGTTCCCCTCAATGGCTTCGCTCAGCAGTCCGAAGGAGAGGCCGACGAGCCCCATGTCGTAGAGCACGTACGCGAGCTTCGTAAAGGCGTCCATAGGGGATGAGAGCACGCTCAGTATTGCACCCAGAAGAACGACCGCTAGGGCACCGGCTATGAACCCGCTCTCCGTTCCTGCTAGCTCCATCGCCCTCATGTTATCACCATACTCAGTTGGAACCGGAAGATAAAACGTTTTCCATGCACATTACTGGTCACGGTGACAGGTCTGTTCCGAATAAGGTTAAATACGATGAAGCTTAAACACCAACGGTGATACCATGAGAGGCTACCTAACCTTCGTCCTTCACACTCACCTTCCCTACGTCAGGAAACACGGCAAGTGGCCCTTCGGAGAGGAGTGGCTTTACGAGGCGATGAGCGAGAGCTACCTGCCCCTGCTCATGGAGTTCGAACGTTTGAGGGACTCGGGCGTTCGCTTCCAGCTCGTGGTGAACATAACGCCCGTCCTGATGGAACAGCTGGCCGACGACTACGTCAAGGCCGAGTTCGAGAAGTACCTCTTGAGGAAAATCGAAAGAACAAGGGAGGACCTCGAATCTGGCAAATATCCTGGGAAACCTGTTAAAGAGACCCTCCGCCACTTCGAGCGCGTTTACTCCTACTGGAAGGCCATAAACGGAGACGTAATCGGCAGGTTCCGGGAGCTCCAGGAGGGGGGCTACCTTGAAATAATAACCTCCCCCGCGACACACGCCTACCTTCCCCTCCTCTGGAGGGAGGAGTCGATACGCTCGCAGATAGCCAACGGAGTGGCGACCTACGAGAAGCACTTCGGAAGGAGACCGCGGGGAATGTGGGTTTCAGAGTGCGCCTACAGGCCGGGTGGAGAATGGCATCTCCCCGGCGGAAGAACCGTTGAGAGGAAGGGAATAGAGAAGTTCCTTGAGGAGTTTGGAATCGAGTACTTCTTCGTCGAGAGCAACCTCGTTGATAACGGGCCGGTGGGCGACTCCTACGGCGCCCCGGTTCCCACAGGCTCCCTCGCGACGCTCAGGCCATACTGGGTCAAGGGGTCAAACGTCGCAATCTTTGCCAGAAACCGCGAGACGGGCCATCAGGTCTGGAGCGCCCACTACGGCTACCCGGGCGACTTCCATTACCGGGAGTTCCACAGGAAGGCCGAGCGGAGCGGTAACCAGTACTGGCGCGTGACGGGCAAGGACGTTGATTTGGGCGAGAAAGACTTCTACGACCCCGAGAAGGCCCTTGAGCGGGTTGAAGAGCATGCGAGGCACTTCGTTTCCCTCGTCGAGGACCTGCTCGCGAGGTTCGAGGAGGAAACCGGCGAGAAGGGGATAATCGTTGCCCCCTACGACACAGAGCTGTTCGGCCACTGGTGGTACGAGGGAGTTAAGTGGCTTGGCAGGGTTCTTGAGCTTCTTGCCGGGAGGGGAATCAAAACGACGACGCTTTCGGCCTTCCTCTCGAACTACTCCGGGGAGAGGCTTGAGGTTGAACTTCCTGAGGGCTCGTGGGGCGCCAACGCGGACCACTCGACCTGGTGGAATCCGGAAACGGAGTGGACGTGGGAGGAAATCTACCGCGCGGAGGAGCGTATGGTCGCGCTGGCGAGCCGCTTTTACGGGAAGGACAAGCTCGGCGACAGGGCGATAGAACAGCTCGCGAGGGAGCTTCTAATCCTTGAGGCGAGCGACTGGCAGTTCCTCATAACGACGGGCCAGGCGAAGGCCTACGCCGAGAGGCGCGTTCTGCTTCACGCTAGGGACTTCCACAGGCTCGCCAACGAGGTTGTCAGGTACTTCAAGACCGGCGAGATGGACGTTTCGCTCCTTGAGGAGCTTGAGGAGCGCGACAACCCCTTCAGGCCGGTGATAGTTGCCCACTACGTCAGCGACAATCCACCTGGGCTTGAGGAGTACGTGGAGCCCCCCGAGGTGCCGCCCGAGGAGCGGGATAGGACGGAGGAAGTGGGGGGAACGTTCGTTGAGGCTGAGGTCGAGCTCGGTGAGAGCGTCTTCGAGGGTTCCGATGAGAGGTTCTACGCGAGTTCGCTCGCCTTCGTAAAGAGAAGGAAGCCGAGGGTTCCCCTCGCTAGGAGGACTGACACGAGGCTTGCCAAGAGGGTCGAGAGGATTGGAACGCCCAGGAAGCCGAAGGCCGAGAAGAAACGCCCGCGGTTGAAGCGCCTCATAGACGTCAAGGGCATTGGCCCCAAAACCCTTGCGAAGCTGAACAAGGCGGGAATAAACACACCCGAGGACCTTCTCCGTGCGAACCTTGAAGAGCTCGCGAGGAAGACTGGGATTTCAATAAAAAGGTTGAGAAGGTTCGTGGAGCAGCTTTAGAGGAAGGCGTGGCGGTGCTTGTAGAGGCCTATTATTGCGCTCACGATGAGGTAAAGCTCCACAGCCGCGAGGAGCATCAAGAATATCAGGTAGCCCTGGACGAAGCTGGGGCTCTTGCCGAATTTGCTCGCTATTTCCTGTATTTTTTCCGGTGTAATCAGATTGTATATGCTGTACCTCAGGGCCATCATACCAACGATAACAGGTATTGGTATCGCCGAGTAGGCCAGCAGAAGCCCGAGGTAGCCCCTCCTCTGGAGGGAGAGCATGGAGAGGATTATCGGAATCGCGAGGATTAGGGCAGTGATTGCGAGGAACTGGTTGAGATAGAAGCCAGTGAGCACGAAGAAAGCGGTCATTCCAAACAGATACCTCCGGTAGACCTTCTTCAGCTCCGCTAGCATCTCCGGCTTGAAGTCGTACTCTGCCGAGCGGGAGTACAGGAGTATCCTATCGGCGAGCTTCAGGTACTTCTTCTTGCCCTCCTTCTCTATGGCCTTGTCGGTGCTCATGAGCTTGAACTCCTTGGCCTTCTTGTAGAAGAACTCCGCGAGCTCCTCGTTGTCCTTCTCAACCTCCTCAGCGAGCCTCCTGAAGTTCTCGGCAGCTTCCTTAATCTTAGCCTTCACGCGTTCTTTCTCCTTCTCCGTGAGAACCGTGAGACGGTCTATTCTATCGAGGGTTGATTCAAGAACCTCGGCTGTGTCGAGCAGAATATCCTTGCTCTTCACGTTCACACCTCCAAAAGTTGAAAAGAAAGAAGGGCCTTAAGACCCTTGTGCCTTCTCGGCCTGGAGGAGCTTTCCAATGCTCCAGTACATGAGGGCAAAAATAACAAACCAGGCAAAGAGCATGTAGATTACCCAGCTTCCCATCGTCACCACCTCAGACCTTTATGATAACCTCGTTCTTCTCGAGCTCCTCGCCGTACTTCTTCTTGATGGAGTAGTAGCTCTCGATGAATCCAATGACCCACATGACTATTATTGCAATCCTGGCAGGCCATTCGAGGGTCGTGCCTATGAGGCTCTTGACCATTCCGAGGAGCGGTATCATGAGGAGCAGTGGCGCGATGTAGAGGATTATCGGCCTGTACCACTCGGGAACCTTCATCCAGGCCCCCTCGTGGAGCTCCTTCCAGAAGTTGTCGGGCTTGAAGAGGTACACTGCGACGATGATGTCGAAGAGCGCCAGCAGGGTCAGCTGGAAGCTCACCCATGCGTCAACCTGGTCCATGTAGCCGCTTATGTAGATGACCGGCAGTCCAGCAAGGAAGTATATCACCAGAACGACCCAAGTTCCAACGTTCCTCTTTATGCCGAGGTCCTCTTCGAGGAGGGCCACGACGTAGTTGTACATTGCAATCGCTGAGGTGAATCCTGCAAACCAGAGCAGGAGGAACCAGAGTGCACCGAAGAGCCTTCCCGCGTCTCCCATGCTGACGAAGGCGTTGGGCAGGCTGGTGTACGAGAAGCCGAGTCCGAAGGTGTTTCCAATTGCCTTGAGGCCTATGTCTTTGTGCTGGGTGAGGTACTGCATAATCTCGCCCCAGTGCTGGCTGAGGTAGCTGGAGATTGTGTCAACGTTTCCTGACTTGGCTATGTCTTGGGGAACTCCCATCTGTATGAGGAAGCTTGGAGCGTCCTTGAAGGCCTTGGCAACGAGGTCTGGAGAGACTATCTTGGTGAAGTAAGCGGTCGCGAGCGGTATTGCTATTGAACCACCGAGAACGACTTCCGCGAACTCGTTGAGCGAGACGGTGGCGATACCTGAGAGGGCAACGTCATCCTTGGGGCCGAGGTAGCTCGCGTAGTTCTGGATGATACCCATACCGAGAGAGAGTGTGAAGAATATCTGTCCCGTCGCCGCGAGCATGACCGCCGCGAAGTGCTCCTTCAGGTAGGTCCAGTTCGGGCTCCAGATGAACTTGAATCCGTCTATGGTGCTCCAGTTGGGGTCAACCGGCGAGCCAAGGACGAAGACGTAGCCGACCATTATGATGGCGAAGACGTAGAGGAGCGGCATCATGACCTTGACCCAGCGCTCGATACCCTTGCTGACACCCTGGCCGACCGCTATGGCCAGCAGTATAACGGTGATGCCCCAGAAGAGCATTACCTGCGTGTGGTTGGCTAGGTAGTTGCCGAAGAACTCACCGGTGTTCTTGCCGAAGTAGGCTCCGGTTATGCTGAACCAGGAGTACGCCGCCGACCAGCCGATGAGGTGCAGGTAGTAGCTGTTGAGGAGTATGGTCAGCGAGAACGCGAGCATACCGCTTATGACGCCCCACCAGAGGGCGCTTCTCGGCTTGAGACTCTCCCTGGCCATGAGGTAGTAGGTAGGTCCTAGGGTGCCGTGTCCATACTTGCCACCGTAGCGACCGGCGACCCACTCAATCCACATCACTGGGATACCGAGGAAGAACAGCGCTATGAAATACGGCACCATGAAGGCGCCGCCACCGTTCTGGGCGACCTGGGTTGGGAACCTCACGAAGTTACCAAGGCCAACGGCGTTTCCTGCCATGGCCAAAATTAAACCAATCTTGGTCGCCCATTGGTCCCTTCCCTGCTCCACTTTTAACCACCTCCAGTCGAGACTGTATTATACCAGGGGTAAATGCCCACCTCGGGGGCACTATGTATAAGAACCTTCATTGTATAAAAAGCTTTTTGAGGGCGTTTTTCGACGAAAGACGATTTACTCTTCCGTAAAATAACTCGAAATCGGCTCTTCGTCATTTTTTCAATTTTGCCGTTTCAAACAGGTATGTACTTGATTGATAGTCGAAGAACTTAAGACTTGTATTGTCATAGTGTCAACAATGTGGCCGGGGCAACTTTATATACTCCGGTCCTTACCCTCACCGCCCGATGATTGGAACGAGAGTGAGCTGACGGGATGATGACCGACTTCTCGCTGAGGGCTTTCGAACTTTTCTTCACCGTTGCACCTCAATGTTCACCAATGTTCATAAAATCTTGGATGCACATCCCTCTTTTTGGCTAAAAATTTCGGGAGCGCTTTTTATTTCTTCGAAAATTTGAGATGCTAACTTTTTGTTGCAAACTAAGCCTTCTCCTGCCTTCTTTGCCGAAAGGTTTATATATGCAAATGCCTAAGAGTACCTCGCAGATTACCGAAACTGAGGTGATAGAGATGGTCGAGATTGACCCGTTTGAGATGGCCGTTAAGCAGCTCGAAAGGGCTGCCCAGTTTATGGACATAAGTGAGGAGGCCCTTGAGTTCCTCAAGAAGCCCATGAGGATTCTGGAAGTTAGCATTCCCCTTGAGATGGACGACGGTTCTGTCAAGGTCTTCACCGGTTTCCGCGTTCAGTACAACTGGGCCCGCGGTCCGACCAAGGGTGGTATAAGGTGGCACCCGGCCGAGACCCTCAGCACCGTTAAGGCCCTCGCCGCCTGGATGACCTGGAAGACCGCCGTCGTTGACCTCCCGTACGGTGGCGGTAAGGGTGGTATCATCGTCAACCCGAAGGAGCTCTCCGACAGGGAGAAGGAGAGGCTCGCCCGCGGTTACATAAGGGCCATTTACGACATCATCAGCCCCTACACCGACATTCCGGCTCCTGACGTTTACACCAACCCGCAGATTATGGCCTGGATGATGGACGAGTACGAGGCCATCAGCAGGAGGAAGGTTCCGAGCTTCGGAATCATCACCGGTAAGCCACCCGGAGTCGGTGGTATCGTCGCGAGGATGGACGCCACCGCGAGGGGTGCCAGCTACACCGTCCGCGAGGCCGCGAAGGCCGTCGGATGGGACGACCTCAAGGGCAAGACCATCGCCATCCAGGGCTACGGTAACGCCGGCTACTACATGGCCAAGATAATGAGCGAGGAGTACGGCATGAAGGTCGTCGCCGTCAGCGACAGCAAGGGCGGTATCTACAACCCGGACGGACTCAACGCCGACGAGGTTCTCAAGTGGAAGAGGGAGCACGGCTCAGTTAAGGACTTCCCAGGAGCCCAGAACATCACCAACGAGGAGCTCCTTGAGCTCGAGGTCGACGTCCTCGCCCCGAGCGCCATCGAGGGAGTCATCACCAAGGACAACGCCGACAAGATTAAGGCCAAGATTGTCGCCGAGCTTGCCAACGGTCCGACCACCCCGGAGGCCGACGAGATACTCTACGAGAAGGGCGTCCTCGTCATACCGGACTTCCTCTGTAACGCCGGTGGTGTCACCGTCAGCTACTTCGAGTGGGTCCAGAACATAACCGGCGACTACTGGGACGTCGAGACCACCAGGGCCAAGCTCGACAAGAAGATGACCAAGGCCTTCTGGGACGTCTACAACACCCACAAGGAGAAGAACATCAACATGCGTGACGCCGCCTACGTCGTCGCCGTCCAGAGGGTCTACGACGCCATGAAGTGGCGCGGATGGGTCAAGAAGTGATTTCTTCTCCCTTCCTTTCCTTCTCAATTCTCCCGCCGGTTCTTGAAAGCAGGTTTGCTGGGATAAGAAGAGACTAAAAGAAGGTCAGCCTTTCGTCCAGTAGTCCTTCTCCTCGACCATCGCCCTTATCATCTCGTCCTCGTCCCTGAACATCGTCCGCCTCGATGGGTTCTGCATGCCGTAGAACTCCATGAACGGACTTGGACGCCTCTTGAAGGGGTAGTAGAGGTATATCGCCGCAAGCGTCCTGTATGCTTCTGCCATCTCGCTGACGACTCCCGCTGAAACGCCCTCGGCGTAGTGGTAGACCGCTATTGCTTTGCTGACATCGACAAGGTTGAAGTCCCTCTCAACGAGCTGTCTCCTCAGTATCTCCGTTGCCTGCTCTATGTCCTCCCTCTCAAGCTCGTCTACCTCGTTTCCATCGAGGAGGTGCTTTATCCTGATTTTCTTCACGTTCGGGTTCTTGGCGACCTGGTTGTCGTATTCAGCGACGACCCACCAGTCGTCCAGGGCACCGGGGTCGAGAACGGTAAAGTGCTCGCTCAGTTTGTCGTAGAAGCCCCTGACGCGGTGGTAGTACTCCTCCTCGTGGCCGGTCATCGGGTAGCTGAGGTAGACGAGGGGCTTCTCCTTCTCCCTGAACAGCAGGTCGAGGAAGACCTCCGGCGGGTGCCTTATGCCGAACTGGAGGACGTAGCGGACGTTTATTCCCTCCTTCTTGAGCTCGTGGACAAGGGTCTTCACGTGGTTTATGGCATCTTCACGCCACATGACGAGTGTGGTGAGCTTTATGTTGTTCGGGTCGTTGCCGAAGCGCTCGAACCACTCCGGGTCGTTGATTATCCTCCTCCTGACCGAGAGCACGTCGTCGAGGACGATGATGACCCTGTCAGGTTTGAGGAGCTTGAGGTTGCTGAGGGTAAATCCTATAACGCTCCCGCTCCCCCAGCGGAAGAGGCTCGGTGTCGAAACGAGGTGGAACCTTTTGTCGCTCTCGTCTATCTCCCGCCTTATTCTCTCGAAGGCCTCGTCGCGAATCTCGTTCATCAAGTCCTGGTGGTTTATTGCGAAGTCGAGGACGTTCTTGCGGGTTATCTTAACCCCCCTCTCCTTTCCGACCTCGCGGAGGTATTCGAAGACGTGGTAGTAGGCGTAGCTCTCCCCGTTGGCCTTTTCAAGGGCCTCGCTCAGGTATTCGTCGCGCCCGTTGAGGGGCGGGCCGGTTAGAAGGATTACCTCCTTTGCCATGACAACCACCCAAGGGAGTGGGGCGAAACCTTTAAATACTCTTTCTCTAAGCGGGGTTCAGAGGTTCTTCTATTCTAAAAACCAACTCCAGGGGTGTTGTAGTTGACTGAGAACCTAAAGGGAACCACTACCGTCGGCGTAGTTTGCAAGGACGGTGTAGTTTTAGCGGCAGACAGAAGGGCATCGCTCGGCAACATGGTGCTTTCTGAGGGCGTCACGAAGGTCTTCCAGATAGACGAGCACCTCGCCCTGGCAGGAGCTGGGAGCGTTGGCGATATACTGAGCCTCGTCAGACTTCTAAGAGCCGAGGCAAAGCTCTACCGCGCGAGGGTCGGCAGGGAGATGAGCGTCAGAGCCCTTGCAACCCTTACGTCGAACATCCTGCACGGAAACCGCTTCATGCCATACTTCGGCTGGTTTCTCATAGCCGGCTACGATGAGAAGCCGGGCCTCTACTCGATAGACATGGCCGGTGGCGTCACCGAGGATAAGTTCACCGCCGCCGGTTCCGGAATGGAGTTCGCCTTCTCAATCCTTGAGGAGAACTACCGCGATGACCTCTCACTGGAGGATGGAATAAGGCTCGCCCTGAAGGCGATAAAGGCTTCCACCCGCAGGGACGTTTTCACCGGGGGTGGGGTTACACTCGTGACGGTAACGGAGGACGGCTACCGCGAGTGGAGCGAGGAGGAGCTCAAAGCGCTGTTCTGAGGTGGTGGCGTTGATTCGGAGGGAAACCTACGTTGACGAGATACTCAAGGAGATTCGCGAGGTCATAGCCCAGATGGTTCCGCCGAACGCGAGGATAACCGACGTCGAGTTCGAGGGGCCGGAGCTCGTCATATACACCAAGAACCCGGAGGCGATAATGAAGGACGGCGACCTCATCAGGAACCTCGCGAAGGTTCTGAAGAAGAGGATAAGCGTCCGCCCCGACCCGGACATCCTGATTCCGCCCGAGAAGGCCGAGGAGATGATTAAGGAGCTCGTCCCGAAGGAGGCCGAGATAACGAACATAAGCTTCGACCCCTCCGTCGGCGAGGTTCTCATAGAGGCCAAGAAGCCCGGCCTCGTCATCGGAAAGAACGGCGAGACGCTTCGCCTGATTACTCAGAAAGTTCACTGGGCGCCGAGGGTTGTCAGGACTCCTCCGCTCCAGAGCCAGACGATTTACTCGATAAGGCAGATTCTCCAGACCGAGAGCAAGGACAGGAGGAAGTTCCTCAGGCAGGTCGGCAGGAACATCTACCGCAAGTCCGAGTACAAGAGCAGGTGGATTAGGATTACCGGCCTCGGAGGCTTCCGCGAGGTCGGAAGGAGCGCGCTCCTCGTCCAGACGGATGAGAGCTACGTCCTCGTTGACTTCGGCGTGAACATAGCCGCGATGAGGGACCCGCTCAAAGCGTTTCCGCACTTTGACGCCCCGGAGTTCCGCTACGTCCTCGACGAGGGCCTTCTCGATGCAATCATCATCACCCACGCCCACCTCGACCACAGCGGAATGTTGCCGTACCTCTTCCGCTACAAGCTCTTCGACGGGCCGATTTACACGACCCCGCCGACGAGGGACTTGATGACGCTCCTCCAGCAGGACTTCATCGAGATTCAGCACATGAACGGCGTCGAGCCCCTGTACAGGCCAAGGGACATAAAGGAGGTCATAAAGCACACCATAACCCTCGACTACGGCGAAGTCCGCGATATAGCCCCCGACATAAGGCTGACCCTCCACAACGCCGGTCACATACTCGGCTCGGCGATAGTTCACCTCCACATAGGCAACGGACTCCACAACATAGCCGTAACCGGAGACTTCAAGTTCATCCCGACCAGGCTCTTCGAGCCCGCTGTGAGCAGGTTCCCGCGCCTTGAGACCCTCGTCATGGAGTCCACCTACGGCGGAAGCAACGACTACCAGATGCCGAGGGAAGAGGCGGAGAAGAAGCTCATAGAGGTCATAAGAGAGACCATCAAGCGCGGTGGAAAAGTGCTCATTCCGGCGATGGCAGTCGGTAGGGCCCAGGAGATAATGATGGTTCTCGAGGAGTACGCGCGCGTCGGAGGGATAGAGGTTCCGATTTACCTCGACGGAATGATTTGGGAGGCAACGGCAATCCACACCGCCTATCCGGAGTACCTCAGCAAGAGCCTCCGCGAGCAGATATTCCACGAGGGATACAACCCGTTCCTCAACCCGATATTCAAGAGCGTCGCCAACTCGCGCGAGAGGCAGGACATCATAGACTCCGGAGAGCCGGCCATAATCATAGCCACCTCTGGCATGCTCGTCGGCGGACCGAGCGTCGAGTACTTCAAACAGCTCGCCCCAGACCCGAAGAACAGCATCATCTTCGTCAGCTACCAGGCCGAGGGAACCCTTGGAAGGCAGGTGCAGAGAGGTTTGCGCGAGATACCGCTCATCGGCGAGGACGGCAGGACAGAGGTCGTTCAGGTCAACATGGAGGTCCACACGATAGACGGCTTCTCCGGCCACGCGGACAGGAGGGAGCTCATAAGCTACGTCGCCCGCGTCAGGCCGAGGCCGGAAAGGATAATCACCGTCCACGGCGAGGCCCACAAGTGCCTCGACCTCAGCTCGAGCATCCACAGGAAGTTCGGCATCTCCACTAGGGCACCCAACAACCTCGACGCCATAAGGCTCAAGTGATGGGCTCGCTGAGCCCTTCCTCTTTTCGATAACGTTTTAAATCTCTCCCACAAGAGCCCCTTAGGTGGGAGGACGTGAAGATAGAGTACAAGTTCTCGTTCGCGGTTTACATATGGGGCATTATCACCGGGATAATCAGCGGACTGCTGGCTTACTACAACAGGAGCGCATGGATACTCGGCTTCCTGCTCTACTTCTTCGTGGACAAGTTCGTCATGGCGCTGATTAAGGAACTCCCGCCGGACGTTCCGGACGAGAGGGCGATACTCAGGAAGGCCTTCTGGGGCTGGCTGTTGTTCTGGCTCTACTTCACGATGCTCAGCTACTCGGTGGCCATCAACTTCCAGCCGGTCTGCTACTCCAACCAGAGCCTCCTCTATCAGGTCGTTCACAACGGAACGGCCGGGATTAAATGCGTGTTTAACGTGACCAACGTGACGGGGTGATTTCATGAACGTTGAGGAAATGAAAAAGGCCGTTGCCAAAGAGGCCCTCAACCTCATCGAGGACGAGATGGTCATTGGCCTCGGTACCGGCTCTACAACCGCCTACTTCATCCGCTACCTCGGGAAGCTCATCATGGAGGGTGAACTTGAGGAGGTCTACGGCGTCCCGACCTCATACCAGGCGAGGCTTTTGGCCCTTGAGGCAGGGGTTCCGGTTGTGAGCCTCGACGAAGTTGACGCGATAGACATAGCGGTTGACGGAGCGGACGAGGTTGACCCGCAGATGAACCTAATCAAGGGGCGCGGTGCCGCGTTGACCATGGAGAAAATCATCGAGTACAGGGCAGGAATGTTCGTCGTCCTCGTTGACGAGACCAAGCTCGTCGAGTGGCTCGGCCAGAAGATGCCCGTCCCAATAGAGGTTATCCCGGTCGCTTGGCGCGCAATCGCGGAGGAGATAGAGGTCTTCAACGCCACCGCCGAGCTGAGGATGGCCGAGAAGAAGGACGGGCCCGTCGTTACGGACAACGGCAACTTCATACTCGACGCCAAGTTCCACCGCATAGAGGACCCGCTTGACCTTGAGATAGAGCTC
This genomic interval carries:
- a CDS encoding beta-CASP ribonuclease aCPSF1, translated to MIRRETYVDEILKEIREVIAQMVPPNARITDVEFEGPELVIYTKNPEAIMKDGDLIRNLAKVLKKRISVRPDPDILIPPEKAEEMIKELVPKEAEITNISFDPSVGEVLIEAKKPGLVIGKNGETLRLITQKVHWAPRVVRTPPLQSQTIYSIRQILQTESKDRRKFLRQVGRNIYRKSEYKSRWIRITGLGGFREVGRSALLVQTDESYVLVDFGVNIAAMRDPLKAFPHFDAPEFRYVLDEGLLDAIIITHAHLDHSGMLPYLFRYKLFDGPIYTTPPTRDLMTLLQQDFIEIQHMNGVEPLYRPRDIKEVIKHTITLDYGEVRDIAPDIRLTLHNAGHILGSAIVHLHIGNGLHNIAVTGDFKFIPTRLFEPAVSRFPRLETLVMESTYGGSNDYQMPREEAEKKLIEVIRETIKRGGKVLIPAMAVGRAQEIMMVLEEYARVGGIEVPIYLDGMIWEATAIHTAYPEYLSKSLREQIFHEGYNPFLNPIFKSVANSRERQDIIDSGEPAIIIATSGMLVGGPSVEYFKQLAPDPKNSIIFVSYQAEGTLGRQVQRGLREIPLIGEDGRTEVVQVNMEVHTIDGFSGHADRRELISYVARVRPRPERIITVHGEAHKCLDLSSSIHRKFGISTRAPNNLDAIRLK
- a CDS encoding SLC5/6 family protein, which produces MEQGRDQWATKIGLILAMAGNAVGLGNFVRFPTQVAQNGGGAFMVPYFIALFFLGIPVMWIEWVAGRYGGKYGHGTLGPTYYLMARESLKPRSALWWGVISGMLAFSLTILLNSYYLHLIGWSAAYSWFSITGAYFGKNTGEFFGNYLANHTQVMLFWGITVILLAIAVGQGVSKGIERWVKVMMPLLYVFAIIMVGYVFVLGSPVDPNWSTIDGFKFIWSPNWTYLKEHFAAVMLAATGQIFFTLSLGMGIIQNYASYLGPKDDVALSGIATVSLNEFAEVVLGGSIAIPLATAYFTKIVSPDLVAKAFKDAPSFLIQMGVPQDIAKSGNVDTISSYLSQHWGEIMQYLTQHKDIGLKAIGNTFGLGFSYTSLPNAFVSMGDAGRLFGALWFLLLWFAGFTSAIAMYNYVVALLEEDLGIKRNVGTWVVLVIYFLAGLPVIYISGYMDQVDAWVSFQLTLLALFDIIVAVYLFKPDNFWKELHEGAWMKVPEWYRPIILYIAPLLLMIPLLGMVKSLIGTTLEWPARIAIIVMWVIGFIESYYSIKKKYGEELEKNEVIIKV
- a CDS encoding P-loop NTPase family protein; this encodes MAKEVILLTGPPLNGRDEYLSEALEKANGESYAYYHVFEYLREVGKERGVKITRKNVLDFAINHQDLMNEIRDEAFERIRREIDESDKRFHLVSTPSLFRWGSGSVIGFTLSNLKLLKPDRVIIVLDDVLSVRRRIINDPEWFERFGNDPNNIKLTTLVMWREDAINHVKTLVHELKKEGINVRYVLQFGIRHPPEVFLDLLFREKEKPLVYLSYPMTGHEEEYYHRVRGFYDKLSEHFTVLDPGALDDWWVVAEYDNQVAKNPNVKKIRIKHLLDGNEVDELEREDIEQATEILRRQLVERDFNLVDVSKAIAVYHYAEGVSAGVVSEMAEAYRTLAAIYLYYPFKRRPSPFMEFYGMQNPSRRTMFRDEDEMIRAMVEEKDYWTKG
- the psmB gene encoding archaeal proteasome endopeptidase complex subunit beta, coding for MTENLKGTTTVGVVCKDGVVLAADRRASLGNMVLSEGVTKVFQIDEHLALAGAGSVGDILSLVRLLRAEAKLYRARVGREMSVRALATLTSNILHGNRFMPYFGWFLIAGYDEKPGLYSIDMAGGVTEDKFTAAGSGMEFAFSILEENYRDDLSLEDGIRLALKAIKASTRRDVFTGGGVTLVTVTEDGYREWSEEELKALF
- a CDS encoding 1,4-alpha-glucan branching protein — protein: MRGYLTFVLHTHLPYVRKHGKWPFGEEWLYEAMSESYLPLLMEFERLRDSGVRFQLVVNITPVLMEQLADDYVKAEFEKYLLRKIERTREDLESGKYPGKPVKETLRHFERVYSYWKAINGDVIGRFRELQEGGYLEIITSPATHAYLPLLWREESIRSQIANGVATYEKHFGRRPRGMWVSECAYRPGGEWHLPGGRTVERKGIEKFLEEFGIEYFFVESNLVDNGPVGDSYGAPVPTGSLATLRPYWVKGSNVAIFARNRETGHQVWSAHYGYPGDFHYREFHRKAERSGNQYWRVTGKDVDLGEKDFYDPEKALERVEEHARHFVSLVEDLLARFEEETGEKGIIVAPYDTELFGHWWYEGVKWLGRVLELLAGRGIKTTTLSAFLSNYSGERLEVELPEGSWGANADHSTWWNPETEWTWEEIYRAEERMVALASRFYGKDKLGDRAIEQLARELLILEASDWQFLITTGQAKAYAERRVLLHARDFHRLANEVVRYFKTGEMDVSLLEELEERDNPFRPVIVAHYVSDNPPGLEEYVEPPEVPPEERDRTEEVGGTFVEAEVELGESVFEGSDERFYASSLAFVKRRKPRVPLARRTDTRLAKRVERIGTPRKPKAEKKRPRLKRLIDVKGIGPKTLAKLNKAGINTPEDLLRANLEELARKTGISIKRLRRFVEQL
- the gdhA gene encoding glutamate dehydrogenase, whose protein sequence is MVEIDPFEMAVKQLERAAQFMDISEEALEFLKKPMRILEVSIPLEMDDGSVKVFTGFRVQYNWARGPTKGGIRWHPAETLSTVKALAAWMTWKTAVVDLPYGGGKGGIIVNPKELSDREKERLARGYIRAIYDIISPYTDIPAPDVYTNPQIMAWMMDEYEAISRRKVPSFGIITGKPPGVGGIVARMDATARGASYTVREAAKAVGWDDLKGKTIAIQGYGNAGYYMAKIMSEEYGMKVVAVSDSKGGIYNPDGLNADEVLKWKREHGSVKDFPGAQNITNEELLELEVDVLAPSAIEGVITKDNADKIKAKIVAELANGPTTPEADEILYEKGVLVIPDFLCNAGGVTVSYFEWVQNITGDYWDVETTRAKLDKKMTKAFWDVYNTHKEKNINMRDAAYVVAVQRVYDAMKWRGWVKK